A genomic region of Apteryx mantelli isolate bAptMan1 chromosome 12, bAptMan1.hap1, whole genome shotgun sequence contains the following coding sequences:
- the LOC106492154 gene encoding actin-like, which yields MNQLEGERSSGSGSPELAGADPTERYKSFCAVVIDTGTSHTRSGLAGDEKPRSVVPSRVGVPRQQDEAGDGDSDSILTHGVVTDWDGLETLWHRVFYRELAVCPEELAVLVTDAPLSPAANREKVAELLFESFRVPAMLVLPRSLLAAYSYGRTSGLVVGSGAGTSYAAPILDGYTLPHATFRLDVAGDALTAYLAVLRGPRGPPLGPDLLRRLKECCCCCRLPGAPAGAPAVDFTLPDKRVVSVGSERFRCPEALFAPAALGLPTEPGLPAQAARSLRRCDARRRPQLRANVLLAGGTTLLRGFPERLGAELRGAGAAGPAAGPRRHFAAWLGGSIAASLDAFQSAWIARRAYGESGPAVVHRHCF from the coding sequence ATGAACCAGCTGGAGGGGGAGAGGAGCTCAGGGTCTGGCAGCCCCGAGCTGGCTGGTGCCGACCCCACGGAGCGGTACAAGTCCTTCTGCGCCGTGGTGATCGACACGGGCACGAGCCACACCAGGAGTGGGCTGGCCGGGGACGAGAAGCCACGGTCAGTGGTGCCCAGCCGGGTGGGGGTTCCCAGGCAGCAGGACGAGGCCGGTGATGGTGACAGTGACTCCATCCTCACCCATGGCGTGGTCACCGACTGGGATGGCCTGGAGACGCTGTGGCACCGTGTCTTCTACCGTGAACTGGCTGTGTGTCCTGAGGAGCTGGCTgtgctggtgacagatgcccccCTGTCCCCCGCTGCCAACCGGGAGAAGGTGGCCGAGCTGCTCTTCGAGAGCTTCAGGGTGCCAGCGATGCTGGTGCTGCCCCGGTCGCTGCTGGCAGCCTATTCCTACGGCCGCACCAGCGGGCTGGTAGTGGGCTCAGGCGCCGGCACGTCCTACGCGGCGCCCATCCTGGACGGCTACACCCTGCCCCACGCCACCTTCCGTCTGGATGTGGCCGGGGACGCCCTCACGGCCTACCTGGCCGtgctgcggggcccccgcgggcccCCGCTTGGGCCTGACCTGCTGCGCCGCCTCAaggagtgctgctgctgctgccggctgcccggggcgcccgcgggggcCCCCGCGGTGGACTTCACCCTCCCGGACAAGCGGGTGGTGTCCGTGGGCAGCGAGCGCTTCCGCTGCCCCGAGGCCCTCTTCGCCCCCGCCGCCCTGGGGCTGCCGACGgagcccggcctccccgcgcAGGCCGCCCGCAGCCTGCGCCGCTGCGACGCCCGCCGGCGCCCCCAGCTCCGGGCCAACGTGCTGCTGGCCGGCGGCACCACGCTGCTGCGCGGCTTCCCTGAGCGGCTGGGTGCCgagctgcggggcgccggggcggcgggcccggcggcCGGCCCCCGGCGCCATTTTGCCGCCTGGCTGGGCGGCTCCATCGCCGCCTCCCTCGACGCCTTCCAGAGCGCCTGGATCGCCCGGCGGGCCTACGGCGAGAGCGGGCCCGCCGTGGTGCACCGGCACTGCTTCTGA